A DNA window from Rubripirellula tenax contains the following coding sequences:
- a CDS encoding zinc-dependent metalloprotease, whose product MKAPVLGMKYLPRLSAAVLALVSFAAATSARAADLPSFDKVSEGYEQVEVSDQQATKGLFNVWKRDKDSQLIGELPKNFAGKNYFIALTVSSGDLYAGLQSGDWVVQWRRYDDRLALIAPNLRTRATGDAESKASVKRLFTDTVMLDVPILAMGPNGGPVIDMDALLIGHATKFFGPSVRVSNPRINELKSAKVFPENVEIAFDIVNGGRNIDGSGKLQTIHYSFSEVPSTSGGYKPRDADERVGYFTTTYSDLSQYKDDDTQVRYINRWHLEKRDSKLSLSPPKEPIRFYVEHTAPVRYRRWIKAGVDYWNKAFEKVGIVDAIVIEYQDAQSGVHMEKDPEDVRYNFIRWLNNNIGTAIGPSRVHPETGEILDADIVLTDGWIRHFNFNYEDLMPKLAMEGFSAETLSWLGTHPTWDPRVRMAPAEQANFRRAEYARQAQQPMGGFAMAGADPALLGDDEYDGLFGSVSQKNGLCMAASGRSLDLAFARMDWGLTLMADEEAAKKKKKDDEDKADKDGEKADASKKDGDAEEDDAEEADKDDDLDDEDADDKDAKKVGDKDADDEKKEDEHLLDGMPEWFVGPLLADLVAHEVGHTLGLRHNFKASSLYTLDEINSEALKGKKTIASSVMDYTPINYRYDSGNAQGDYAMIDIGPYDFWAIEYGYTFKDKELPKILSRCTEPELQYATDEDTTGPDPLARRYDFAKDPLAYANEQMKLVKLYRERILDKFVKEGDTWGKARRGYELTLGLQTKASSMMANWVGGAFVYRDKKGDPGDRPPVEVVPADQQRAALKFVIDSAFFDEAYGLTPKLLERMSVDKWIDGGFHSSMSSEATWPIHDRILGVQASALTWLMNPTTLRRVYDNELRLPEDEDALTLPELLATINAAVWGELKKECPEGRNDRKPMISSLRRNLQREHMQRLLDLVLESSDDTAAYKPISNLARMELRTLTEDIDASLEKCGDKMDAYTKAHLSETKERIDRALEAGYTYNAASAQQPMMMFMLGKEAK is encoded by the coding sequence ATGAAAGCTCCAGTGCTCGGAATGAAATACTTGCCTCGCCTCTCTGCCGCCGTTTTGGCTCTGGTGTCATTCGCTGCCGCCACATCGGCCCGCGCCGCCGACCTGCCGTCCTTCGACAAGGTTTCCGAGGGCTACGAGCAGGTTGAGGTTTCCGACCAACAAGCAACCAAAGGGCTGTTTAACGTCTGGAAACGTGACAAAGACTCTCAGTTGATTGGCGAGTTGCCAAAAAACTTCGCCGGCAAGAACTATTTCATCGCCCTGACCGTCAGCAGCGGTGACCTGTACGCCGGTTTGCAATCGGGCGACTGGGTCGTCCAGTGGCGCCGCTATGACGATCGATTGGCCTTGATCGCGCCGAACCTGCGAACGCGCGCGACGGGCGATGCCGAAAGCAAAGCGTCGGTCAAACGACTGTTCACTGATACCGTCATGTTGGACGTTCCGATCTTGGCGATGGGCCCCAATGGCGGTCCCGTCATTGATATGGACGCGTTGTTGATCGGACACGCGACCAAGTTTTTCGGCCCGTCCGTTCGTGTCAGCAATCCACGCATCAACGAATTGAAGTCGGCCAAGGTCTTCCCCGAGAACGTCGAAATCGCGTTCGATATTGTCAATGGCGGACGCAACATCGACGGCAGCGGCAAGCTGCAAACCATTCACTATTCCTTTAGCGAAGTCCCCAGCACGTCGGGTGGCTACAAGCCGCGCGATGCGGACGAGCGAGTCGGTTACTTCACGACGACGTATTCCGATTTGTCGCAATACAAAGATGACGATACGCAAGTCCGATACATCAATCGGTGGCACTTAGAGAAACGCGACTCGAAACTTTCGCTTAGCCCGCCCAAAGAACCCATCCGTTTTTATGTCGAACACACCGCGCCGGTCCGATACCGTCGCTGGATCAAAGCCGGCGTCGACTACTGGAACAAAGCATTCGAAAAAGTCGGCATCGTTGACGCAATCGTGATCGAGTACCAAGACGCCCAGAGTGGCGTTCACATGGAAAAGGATCCCGAGGACGTTCGATACAACTTCATCCGTTGGCTGAACAACAACATCGGCACCGCGATCGGACCAAGCCGTGTGCATCCCGAAACCGGTGAGATCTTGGACGCCGACATTGTGCTGACCGACGGTTGGATTCGTCACTTCAATTTCAACTACGAAGACCTGATGCCCAAATTGGCGATGGAAGGCTTCTCGGCCGAAACGTTGTCATGGCTGGGCACGCACCCGACTTGGGATCCACGAGTCCGTATGGCACCGGCCGAGCAAGCGAACTTTCGACGCGCCGAATATGCTCGCCAAGCACAGCAGCCGATGGGCGGTTTCGCAATGGCCGGCGCCGACCCGGCGCTGTTGGGCGATGACGAATACGATGGTCTGTTCGGATCGGTCAGCCAGAAGAACGGTCTGTGTATGGCCGCATCCGGTCGCAGTCTTGATCTGGCGTTCGCGCGAATGGATTGGGGGCTGACCCTGATGGCGGACGAAGAAGCTGCCAAGAAAAAGAAGAAAGACGATGAAGACAAGGCCGACAAAGATGGCGAAAAAGCCGACGCATCGAAGAAAGATGGTGACGCCGAAGAAGACGATGCCGAAGAAGCTGACAAAGACGACGATTTGGATGACGAAGACGCCGACGATAAGGACGCGAAAAAAGTCGGTGACAAAGATGCCGATGACGAGAAGAAAGAAGACGAACACCTGCTCGACGGCATGCCAGAATGGTTCGTCGGGCCTCTGTTGGCCGACTTGGTCGCGCACGAAGTCGGGCACACACTCGGTTTGCGTCACAACTTCAAAGCATCGTCGCTGTACACCCTCGACGAAATCAACAGCGAAGCGTTGAAGGGTAAGAAGACCATCGCCTCATCGGTCATGGATTACACGCCGATCAACTATCGATACGATTCGGGCAACGCGCAAGGCGATTACGCGATGATCGACATCGGCCCGTATGACTTCTGGGCGATCGAATACGGTTACACGTTCAAGGACAAGGAACTGCCAAAGATCCTGAGTCGTTGTACGGAGCCCGAGCTGCAATACGCCACCGACGAAGACACCACGGGCCCAGACCCGCTGGCTCGCCGGTACGACTTTGCCAAAGATCCGCTCGCCTATGCAAACGAACAAATGAAGTTGGTCAAGCTTTACCGCGAACGAATCTTGGACAAGTTTGTCAAAGAGGGTGACACGTGGGGCAAGGCGCGACGTGGCTACGAGTTAACGTTGGGATTGCAAACGAAAGCGTCCAGCATGATGGCCAATTGGGTCGGCGGAGCATTTGTCTATCGTGACAAGAAAGGCGATCCCGGCGATCGTCCCCCGGTCGAAGTCGTGCCTGCCGACCAGCAACGTGCGGCGCTGAAGTTCGTGATCGATTCAGCATTCTTCGACGAGGCATACGGGTTAACGCCGAAATTGCTGGAACGAATGAGTGTTGATAAATGGATCGACGGCGGATTCCATTCGTCGATGTCATCGGAAGCAACGTGGCCAATCCACGACCGGATCTTGGGCGTCCAAGCATCGGCGCTAACATGGTTGATGAATCCGACGACCCTGCGCCGCGTTTACGACAACGAATTGCGTTTGCCCGAAGACGAGGACGCGCTGACGTTGCCCGAGTTGTTGGCCACGATCAATGCCGCTGTTTGGGGCGAACTGAAGAAAGAATGCCCCGAAGGTCGCAACGATCGCAAGCCGATGATTTCCAGCCTGCGTCGTAACTTACAACGCGAGCATATGCAGCGGTTGCTGGATTTGGTCCTGGAATCGTCGGACGATACGGCCGCGTACAAGCCGATCAGCAATCTGGCTCGCATGGAACTTCGCACGTTGACCGAAGACATCGACGCGTCGCTTGAAAAGTGTGGCGACAAGATGGACGCGTACACCAAGGCGCACCTTTCGGAAACGAAAGAGCGAATCGATCGGGCGCTCGAGGCCGGCTATACCTACAACGCAGCCTCGGCCCAGCAGCCTATGATGATGTTCATGCTTGGCAAAGAAGCCAAGTAA
- a CDS encoding serine hydroxymethyltransferase, with protein MNPLAQQDSAVWAAIEAEAVRQQEGLEMIASENYTSVAIMQAASSVLTNKYAEGYPGKRYYGGCEHVDVVETIAIDRAKELFGAEAANVQPHAGSQANTAVYLSCLEVGDTVLGLDLAQGGHLTHGMKLNISGRLYNFINYGVDKEHHRLDFDQIAKMAREHKPKLIVAGASAYPREIPHDKFAEIANEVGAKLMVDMAHYAGLVAAGIHNSPVPYADYVTTTTHKTLRGPRSGLILCKEEHLKLVNRNVFPGTQGGPLMHMVAAKAICFGEALRPDYKAYGQAVVDNAKTLAETLMTAGLRLVSGGTDNHLMLVDVTAVGLGGKKAEEALDQCGITVNMNMIPFDQRRPADPSGIRIGTPALTTRGMGTAEMKRVGSWIAKALSNPDDASLLESIRGDIKEMCEQFPVPAGRDAVMVPAS; from the coding sequence ATGAATCCGCTGGCCCAACAAGACTCCGCCGTTTGGGCGGCGATCGAAGCCGAAGCCGTCCGCCAGCAGGAAGGCCTCGAGATGATCGCGAGTGAAAATTACACCAGCGTGGCGATCATGCAGGCCGCCAGCAGCGTGCTAACCAACAAGTACGCCGAAGGCTATCCCGGCAAACGATATTACGGCGGATGCGAGCACGTTGACGTGGTCGAAACGATCGCGATCGACCGAGCCAAGGAATTGTTCGGCGCCGAAGCCGCCAACGTCCAGCCGCACGCCGGCTCTCAGGCCAACACAGCCGTTTACTTGTCGTGCTTGGAGGTCGGTGACACCGTCCTGGGCTTGGATTTGGCTCAAGGTGGACACTTGACCCACGGGATGAAGTTGAACATCAGCGGTCGGCTGTACAACTTCATCAACTACGGCGTCGATAAAGAACACCATCGGCTGGACTTTGACCAAATCGCCAAGATGGCTCGCGAGCACAAGCCGAAACTGATCGTGGCGGGTGCCAGCGCGTACCCTCGCGAGATCCCTCACGACAAGTTTGCCGAGATCGCAAACGAAGTCGGTGCGAAGCTGATGGTCGACATGGCGCACTATGCCGGATTGGTTGCCGCCGGCATCCACAACAGCCCCGTGCCCTACGCCGACTACGTCACCACGACGACGCACAAGACGCTGCGTGGACCGCGCAGCGGCTTGATCCTTTGCAAGGAAGAGCACTTGAAGCTGGTCAACCGCAATGTGTTCCCCGGCACACAAGGCGGTCCGCTGATGCACATGGTTGCCGCGAAAGCGATTTGCTTTGGCGAAGCACTTCGTCCCGATTATAAGGCGTACGGCCAAGCGGTCGTGGACAACGCCAAGACCCTTGCCGAGACTTTGATGACCGCCGGATTGCGATTGGTCAGCGGTGGCACCGACAACCACTTGATGTTGGTGGACGTGACGGCCGTGGGTCTGGGTGGCAAGAAAGCCGAAGAGGCGCTCGACCAGTGCGGCATCACGGTCAACATGAACATGATCCCGTTTGACCAGCGGCGTCCGGCCGATCCATCGGGCATTCGTATCGGCACGCCGGCGCTGACGACTCGCGGTATGGGCACCGCAGAAATGAAACGCGTCGGCAGTTGGATCGCGAAAGCCTTGTCGAACCCCGACGACGCCTCGCTGCTGGAAAGCATCCGTGGCGACATCAAAGAAATGTGTGAACAGTTCCCCGTACCGGCCGGCCGCGATGCGGTGATGGTGCCTGCGAGCTAA
- a CDS encoding ABC transporter permease codes for MNVIDSLVSRNRWLWWKEFRMLIPLVGLLIGVAVLLFVISTFSSQVTLRMNGPINDLERLVPLVFPLLFAVGAGAVLVGQEREHRTIDWMSSLPLAPTKWVAVKIIVASWGLVAMWAFAAVCLSLTDYSGPAISRWRLGSVPGVSNAPIGYPFWLLYSVYLMLAGFYASWKVKDQFHAIMLVMFLAALPVIFTEGFRWTIDFVRNRTSGSADLQGVTFLITAILTGIIGWRSYRAAMKTLQPQAAGEHFDRPDPAIAPPSSFWSSAPQLGSSWSSMIWQSIRSAPLALGLTIALVLAGLIVPTLPATMQSNSMLRSFSPLLVLAGMLAMSWLGVLVFQNDGSADRLRFLADRGVSPTKVYLARHAVPSATLAFCLIVYMVFASWRMQHDTSRHQPPLVPSLLMMTLVGGVVYSVSQWTSQLFRTKVLSFIVSPIVAAMTLGWFAWAAFALGTPIWILVIGSLLPMLATWWLMPKFMDKRDRPMSMVLAVIVAALIFGLPIARVAWQIRQIPGMTTSTRKPLLAEGQSIRKAVANPFPIRLGRKDSVVFDRAKQDSPVPIETVLKWLDQPSTKPIDLIPAIADLRNRPDVPGTMEASDLDRIFDHLMLVQLQFDADNDWEAFSPWLIAAAEIAGSLRKNSTWRDQDFADVIEIWIENALSASNADSHRTSDAYRTTLNHLSDKATRNAARRGGVLGSWATQEFGNRNSKDSNVIDMGLSLQSSYLASWVQRARSEAIVATALRASEDPTESDWQREMHTYQVSPFVAFEYGPYAPRFRKHAAIELIRTAVRSPGQFWGMPWEENIERMKTESATPAKESQR; via the coding sequence ATGAACGTGATCGATTCTCTCGTCAGCCGGAACCGCTGGTTGTGGTGGAAAGAGTTCCGGATGCTGATTCCGCTTGTTGGCTTGCTGATCGGCGTCGCAGTGCTGCTGTTTGTCATCAGCACTTTTTCGAGCCAGGTGACGCTAAGGATGAACGGCCCCATCAATGACCTGGAACGGTTGGTTCCGCTGGTTTTCCCGCTGCTGTTTGCCGTCGGTGCCGGCGCCGTCCTGGTCGGCCAGGAACGCGAACATCGAACGATCGATTGGATGTCGTCGCTTCCGCTTGCACCGACCAAGTGGGTCGCAGTGAAGATCATCGTCGCTTCGTGGGGACTTGTCGCGATGTGGGCGTTTGCCGCGGTGTGCTTGTCATTGACGGATTACTCGGGACCGGCAATTTCGCGTTGGCGATTGGGTAGCGTGCCCGGCGTATCAAATGCACCGATCGGCTATCCGTTCTGGCTTCTGTACAGCGTCTATTTGATGCTGGCGGGATTCTACGCTTCGTGGAAAGTGAAGGATCAATTTCACGCGATCATGCTGGTGATGTTCCTGGCGGCGCTGCCGGTGATTTTCACCGAAGGCTTTCGCTGGACAATCGACTTTGTCCGCAATCGCACCAGCGGATCGGCGGACTTGCAGGGAGTGACGTTTCTGATCACCGCGATTTTGACGGGGATCATCGGATGGCGATCTTACCGTGCGGCGATGAAGACGCTTCAGCCCCAAGCCGCCGGCGAACATTTCGATCGTCCAGATCCGGCGATAGCACCACCTTCATCATTCTGGTCCTCGGCACCACAACTCGGCTCATCCTGGTCATCGATGATTTGGCAATCGATTCGATCGGCGCCGCTTGCGTTGGGACTTACCATCGCACTGGTTTTGGCTGGACTGATCGTGCCCACCCTTCCGGCAACGATGCAGTCCAACAGCATGCTGCGATCATTCTCGCCACTGCTGGTGCTGGCCGGCATGCTGGCAATGTCATGGTTGGGTGTGTTGGTATTCCAGAATGACGGGTCGGCCGACCGGTTGCGTTTCTTGGCCGACCGGGGAGTGTCCCCCACAAAGGTCTATCTGGCCCGACACGCGGTCCCGTCGGCAACGTTGGCATTTTGTTTGATCGTTTACATGGTGTTCGCATCGTGGCGGATGCAGCACGACACTTCGAGGCATCAACCCCCACTGGTTCCTTCGCTGTTGATGATGACGCTGGTGGGCGGGGTCGTGTATTCGGTTTCTCAGTGGACCAGCCAGTTGTTTCGCACCAAGGTGCTGTCGTTCATCGTCAGCCCCATCGTCGCGGCGATGACGTTGGGTTGGTTTGCATGGGCGGCATTTGCCCTTGGGACTCCGATTTGGATTCTTGTGATTGGATCCCTGTTGCCGATGCTGGCCACGTGGTGGTTGATGCCCAAGTTCATGGACAAGCGTGATCGACCGATGTCGATGGTGTTAGCCGTGATTGTGGCCGCGTTGATATTCGGCCTGCCGATCGCACGCGTGGCTTGGCAAATCCGCCAGATCCCCGGCATGACAACCTCGACGCGAAAGCCGCTGTTGGCCGAGGGGCAATCGATCCGCAAGGCGGTTGCGAATCCCTTCCCGATACGACTGGGCCGAAAGGACAGCGTGGTCTTTGACCGGGCCAAACAAGACTCCCCCGTACCCATCGAAACCGTTCTGAAATGGCTCGATCAGCCATCGACCAAGCCGATCGATTTGATTCCGGCGATAGCCGACCTTCGCAATCGCCCCGATGTTCCGGGGACCATGGAAGCGTCGGACCTTGACCGAATTTTCGACCATTTGATGTTGGTCCAACTGCAATTCGATGCGGACAATGATTGGGAGGCGTTTTCACCGTGGTTGATCGCGGCTGCCGAGATCGCTGGATCGCTACGAAAGAACAGTACGTGGCGAGACCAAGACTTTGCGGACGTGATCGAAATCTGGATCGAAAACGCCTTGAGTGCATCCAACGCGGATTCGCATCGAACCAGCGACGCCTATCGAACCACGCTCAATCACCTTTCCGACAAGGCGACCCGAAACGCGGCGCGTCGTGGGGGTGTTCTGGGTTCGTGGGCGACTCAGGAGTTCGGCAATCGAAACTCGAAAGACAGCAACGTGATCGACATGGGCTTGTCCCTTCAATCGAGCTACCTGGCATCATGGGTGCAAAGGGCACGCTCCGAAGCGATCGTCGCGACAGCACTGCGAGCGAGCGAAGATCCCACCGAAAGCGATTGGCAGCGCGAGATGCATACCTATCAAGTGTCACCTTTCGTTGCATTCGAGTACGGCCCCTACGCACCCCGATTCCGGAAGCACGCGGCCATCGAATTGATTCGAACCGCGGTCCGTTCGCCGGGCCAGTTCTGGGGCATGCCGTGGGAAGAAAACATCGAACGCATGAAGACCGAATCCGCCACACCCGCGAAGGAATCTCAACGATGA